Below is a genomic region from Sphingopyxis terrae subsp. terrae NBRC 15098.
TCTCATAGGCGAAGGCGAGGAAGGTCAGCGTCAGGCCGACTACGAACAGGCGATAGGCATAGGCGAGGTAGCGATATTTGCGCCGCGCGAGGACGAGGCCGTTCTGGTAGGTGTCGCGCAGGATCGTTTCATAAAGATCCTCCTCGGTCCGCATCCGTGCCTTGACCGCGTCGATGAACTCATCCTCCTCCATCTGCTCGAACCGGCCGAAAAAGAGGATATTGCTATGATCCTTACCATCGCGAAAGACTGCGGGCGGCGCCTTGCCGACGCGCGGGAGTACCGCCGATATGGCGAGCAGCGCCGAGAGGAAGGAGAAGGTCGCCAGCAGCGCGAGCGGTAGCGCGAAGGCCCCCGCCCCGGCGCGCGCCTGTCCGACCGCGAGGGTGAAGACCACGAAGGTCGCGCCCATCAGGATCGACGCCTTTTGATCGGCCATCTGCGACAATTGCATCGTGATCTGCTGATTGGTGCGCACGAGATGCACCGCGTTGGGCGGAAAGGATATGGCGGGCCGCTCCGGCGCCGCGTCCGATTTTTCGCTGTCCATCCAGCCCCCTCCCTGCCCCTTCAGCTTGCGGCGACCTTCGCCCGGATGGCACGAAGGACCGCGAACGGCAAGATGCTGCCCGATTGCCGCCGCAATCCCTTGCCAAGCGGGACGGGGCGCGGCATGCCCGCCCGCAGTTTTTTCATTATGGGACGCACCCGCATGAGCACCCCCCTCGCCGACCAGATCCACGGCCTGATCGAACCTTTCAACAAGAAGGGCGTCGCCCTGACCGACGCGACGACCTTTGCCGGCGACCTTGAGTGGGACAGCCTGACGGTGATGGATTTCGTCGCCGAGGTCGAGGATACGTTCGACATCATCATCAGCATGAACATGCAGGCCGAGATCGAAACCGTCGGCCAGCTCGTCGCCGCGGTCGAAAAGCTGCAGGGCTGAAAATCTTGTGCTCCCCGGCGAAAGCCGGGGTCAACGCGACGTCGCGCGACCTATCTGGACCCCGGCTTTCGCCGGGGCACACGGAAGAAACGAATATGACCGACCTTTTCTCCAAATTCGACCCGCTCATCGAACAGCGCGCGGCGCTGCTCGCGACCGGCGTGACCGATCCGTTCAGCCTGGTGATGGAGAAAGTGCTCTCGCCCACCGTCGCGATCTGCAACGGGCGCGAGACGATCCTGCTCGGCACCTATAATTATATGGGCATGACCTTCGACGAGGATGTCATCGCCGCGGGCAAGGACGCGCTCGAGAAGTTCGGCAGCGGCACCACCGGCAGCCGCGTCCTCAACGGCACCTATCAGGGGCACAAGGCGTGCGAAGACGCACTGAAGGAATTTTACGCCATGGATCATGCCATGGTGTTCTCGACCGGATACCAGGCGAACCTCGGCATCATTTCGACAATCGCCGGCAAGGGCGACTATGTCATCCTCGACATCGACAGCCACGCGTCGATCTATGACGGATGCAAGATGGGCGACGCCGAAATCGTCGCTTTTCGCCACAACGATGTCGAAGCGCTCGAAAAGCGGCTGAAGCGCCTGCCCGCCGAGGCCGGCAAGCTCGTCGTGCTTGAAGGCGTCTATTCGATGCTCGGCGACGTTGCGCCGCTGAAGGAGATGATCCGCGTCTCCAAGGAAAATGGCGCGATGGTGCTGGTCGACGAGGCGCATTCGATGGGCTTCATCGGCGAACATGGCCGCGGCGTCGCCGAGGCGCAGGGCGTGATCGACGATGTCGACTTCATCATCGGCACCTTTTCGAAGAGCGTCGGCACCGTCGGTGGCTTCTGCGTGTCGAACCACCCGAAGTTCGAGATCTTACGGCTCGTCTGCCGCCCGTACGTCTTCACGGCCTCGCTGCCGCCGAGCGTCGTCGCGACCGCGGCGACGAGCATCCGCAAGCTGATGCACGGGTCGAACAAGCGCGCGCACCTGTGGGAAAATTCGAAGACGCTGCACAAGGGGCTGCGCGATCTCGGCTTCACGCTGGGCACCGAAGAGCCGCAGTCGGCGATCATCGCGGTCATCATGCCCGACCTCGAAAAGGGCGCAATGATGTGGGAAGCGCTGCTCGAAGAAGGCCTCTACGTCAATCTCGCCCGCCCGCCCGCGACCCCCGCGGGCATGACGCTGCTGCGCTGCTCGCTATGTGCTGAACATTCGAGCGAGCAGGTGAGCGAGATCCTCGGCCGCTTCGAGCGCGCGGGCAAGCGCGTGGGGATTATCGGCTGAACCGAGCCGCGCCGCCGACCAGCGGATTCATTTTCGGGGCGAACCGAGCGGAACACCGCGCCGTGCGGTCTTCACCGCTTTGCCCCGGAACGCTTGTTGGATAGAAGATCAGCGTGTTCGAGCGGGATTTGGATCACGACAATGAGAGCCGTCGCGAACGGCTGCGCTTCTGGCTGACCGTCGGGCTGGGCGCGGTGCTGACGGGCGTCGTCGGCGCGCTCATCATGTTGATGAGCCGTGCCAACGACAATTATGACCGCTCGCTGAGCTGGCAGGCGCACAGCCTGGAAGTGATTTCACAGACGCGCAGCCTCGATGCCGCGCTGGCGCGCGCCGAGGCGGCGCTCGGCCGCTTCGCTGTCGGCCTGAAAAAGGAGGACGGTCGCGTCTTTCAGCAGCAGTGGGGGCTGTCGCAGCAATATCTCGCGCTGCTCCGCCGCAACGTCCGCGACAATCCGGAGCAGGCGGCGCTGGTCAAGACACTGACCGCCGAACTCGACCGGCGCGGGACACAGCTCGGCGATGCGGCGCTCAGCGCCAATTACAACCAGACCATTGCTGCGATCTCGAAATATAATGCCGCCGGACACGATGCCGCGCTGCTGCGCATCGACCGGCTGCTGACCGAATTGATCGGCAACGAACGCGCGATCCTTGCCAACCGCAACCAGCTTGCAGCCGCCGACCGCGCCAGCCTGAACCAGGCGATCCTGCTGTTCACCGTGCTCGCCGCCGCCGCCGCCGTGATCGCGATTGCAGCGACCGTCTCACTCGTTCGGGCGCAGAGCGAACGCCGCGCGGCACGGCGCGAACAATTGGCCGAAAGCGACCGCGCGATGCTGCTGGAGGCGGCGGTGAACGAGCGAACGGCCGAGCTGGCCGAAGCGAACAGCGCGCTGCGCAGCGAAATGGCCGAACGCGCCGCCGCCGAGGAGCAGCTTCGCCAGGCGCAGAAGATGGAAGCGGTCGGCCAGTTGACCGGCGGCATTGCGCATGATTTCAACAATATGCTCGCTGTCGTCGTCGGCGGGCTGGAACTTGCGCAGCGGTGGATCGGCGAAGCGCCCGAAAAGGCACAGCGCCACATCGGCAATGCGATGGACGGGGCCAATCGCGCCGCCGACCTGACCCGCCGCCTGCTGGCCTTCGCACGGTCCGAACCCGCACGCCCCGAAATGACGCCGATCGACGCCTGCATCGCGGGCTTTTCGGAATTGATCGGGCGCACGATCGGCGACCGTATCGCGCTGACGCTCGACCTTCAGACCGAAGGGCTCGCCTGCTGGGTCGACAAGCAGCAATTCGAAAATGCGCTGCTCAACCTTGCCGTCAACGCGCGCGACGCGATGGACGGGCACGGGTCGCTGACGATCCGGACGCTGCGCGACGAAAAGGACGACACCGCCGCGCTGGCGGTGGAGGTGATCGATACCGGCTGCGGCATGTCGCCCGAGGTACTCAAGCGCGTGTTCGACCCCTTCTACACCACGAAACCCGCGGGTCAGGGCACGGGCCTGGGGATGAGTCAGGTCTTTGCCTTTTGTCGCCAGTCGGGCGGCGAGGTGCAGATTCATTCGGTCGAGGGCGAAGGCACGCGCGTTGCGATGCTGCTGCCCGTCGCAAAGCCGCATGCCGAAGCGGCGGCGCCCGCGGGCGGTTCCGATGCCGCGGTGAGCGAACCGCCGACGGACGCGATGCGCATTCTGGTGGTCGAGGATGACGAGCGCGTCCTGGCCGCCACCGTCGACGCCGTAACCGAGCTTGGTCATCAAGCGATCGCCTGCGACGATCCGCGCGCCGCCGCCGGGCTGGTCGAAGCGCATGGCGGGTTCGACCTGATCCTCAGCGACGTGCTGATGCCCGGCCTGACCGGTCCCGAAATGGTCGCAGAACTGAAGGAACGCTGGCCCGATCTGTCGGTGCTGTTCGTCACCGGCTACGCCGGCGATGCCAGCGAGTTCGAAAGCTTTGGCGACCATGACGTGCTGCGCAAGCCCTTTACGCTGAACGCGCTCGAACAGGCGATCCGCCGCTGCGGCGATGCGCCCGCACCGGAGCGCATCGCTTCCTAGCGGATTGCGCCGCTCTTCACGAGGCGCGGCACCAGCGTCAGCGCAGCGACGAGCGGCCAGCGGCGCTGCCACGGCTTGATCTCTATCTTGGTGCCCGCATGGCGGTTGATCTTCCAGGCGAGATAATCGATCCCGCCGGCATAGGTCAGGCTGGCCTTGGCGAGCCGCACGATGCTGAGCAGCTTGCCCTCGATCCGCCGCCGCACCCAGCCGCCACCGGTAGAACCGACCGGGATTGCCGCCATCGCCGGCAGGCTGAAGCGGTCGTAGCGCGCGGCGTCGGCATCGACGACCGACTGCGCCCGGCCGCTGCGTTCGGCGCGCAATTCGACCGAATAGGTCAACGAAAAGGCGCGCCGCCACCAATCGAGCGGCGCCTCGCCATCGACCGATCCCGCCGCCGCGAGCAATGTCGGCGCGGCGCGTGCCACCGCCGATACCGCGCGGTCCCGCGCGGTATCGTCGACGGCCCAGACGAGCCGCGACGGCTGAGCAAAGCGCGCCCAGACCGATACGTTGCGCGTTTCAGGGCCGTTCAGGCGGTGAAAATCGCTTTCGCTGAGCACCGCATATTTGGCGATCAGCCCCTCATGCTCGAACGGAAAGACGTTTGGCGGGATAAGCCGGTTGGCGGCCGCGAGCCAGCGCTTCGGATAGGCATCGCCATAGTCCGAAACGATCAGATAGAAATCGAGCATCAGCCCGTCGAGTTCGCTTTCGCGCAGGCAGCTGCCGTAAAAGAGTACCGCGCGGGCGCTGCCCGGGTAGCGGGCCGCGATCGCCGCCGCCATCGCAGCGACGCGCGGATCGACCGGTGTCGAAAGCTCTTCGCGGACGAGATCGGTATGCGCCGACATGCGAGCGCTCAGGCGGCGAGGCGCAGGAAGGGTACCGGCTGGGTCGAGGTCAGGATGATCGGCCGGCCGTGCTTTGCCTCGAAAATCTCGCCGTCGAGGATCACGTTCGAGCGTTCGCCCTCGATACGGATCTCATCACCCTGTTCGAAATGGACCCCGGCGAGCTGATGCTGGCCGAGGGTCCCTCGCCAAGTGGCCCCGAGCATGCGGAACAGCGCGCCGACGCTGCGGTCGACCGCGAGCAATTTCATCCGCCCGTCGCCGCCGTGCGTATCGCTGGTGCGGATACTCAGCAGCAGCTTTTCCAGTGTCGTGACGATGAGCAGCGAGAATTTGCCCTTGAGCTGGCCCTGTCGGATCAGCGACACGGTCAGCGGCTCGGGCTTCGGCGGCAGGCGCCCGCCGCCAATGCCGAAGATGATCGCGAAAAGCCCAAGAATCGCGGCGAGCACATGCGACAGGCCGTTGGGCAGGCCGAGCGGATAGATGCGATTGCGGCAATAGAGCATCACGTCGGCCAGATAGGCACCACCCAGGAACATGCCGAGCACGGGGCGATTGCCGCCGCTGTCGAGCGCGATGAGCTGCCGTTCAATGACATGATCCTCGAGCCGGCCATTCGACACGAGTTCGACGACGCGCTCGAGCGCCTTGATCGGATCGCCTTCGGCGCCCAGATCGAGCGCGATCAGGTTGGTCTTGCCGTTCGGCAGCACCGCGACGGGCGGCGGCGAACCGCCGAAATGGCCCCCCGAATAAAGTTCGGTCAGCGCGGCCTGAACGGTGCCGTCACCGCCGTTGATCGCGACGATGCGCGGGCTGACCATCGCGATCGTACGAATCGCTTCACCGATCTGGTCGACATCCTCGACCTCGTAATGAAAAATGTCGGGGTGCGCCGCGCAATATTCCCGAACCCGCGGCAACAGGGCACGATTCCCCGTTGAGCGCGGATTGGAAAGAAGGGCGACGCTTGCCATCGAACCCCTACATATATTTCATGTTGATCGAGATCGTCTTCGGCGCGTTGCCAACATCGAACCCCGTCTTCTTGTAGCTCGGCTTGCCGAGATTGAAGATGTTGATGCTCGGGTTGTTCGACATGCCGCCGCCGTCCGAGGTCAGATCGGTCTTGCCGTTGCCGTTGACGTCGTGGCGCACCGCAATGCCATAGTGGCCCGCTTCGGGCAGCGGCACGCAAACGGTCATCGACCCGGCCTGTGCCGGCACTTCGACACGGGTGATCCAGCGCCCCTTGGCGAGCCATTCGGACGCTGTGGCACGATAGCTTTGCACACGAATCTTGCCCGTCCCGGCCTTCACGCCGTTGATGTGGACGAGGGTGGACGGACCGCTCCGGCATTTCGACAGGTCGTTGGTGATAACCTGTCCCTCTGCGTTTGCTGCCACGGATACGGCGAGCAGAGCCACGCAGAGCGACGCCGAGATAAATTTCGACATGACGCATTAGCTCCCAGTGGTTATAGCCACGCCAGCACCGAGCCGACATGGGTCCCTGTTGCCCTTGAATCCGGATATCGGAACCATTTGCGGCCAAATCATGGTGATGGGGCGACGAAAGATTGAATAGACTGCCCGCCATCGACCGTTACATCGCGCGGCTCATCTTCTTTCCCATGCTCGGTACGCTGGTCCTTTCGGCCATGCTGCTGGTGCTGGAAAAGATGCTGCGCCTGTTCGATTTCGTCGCGACCGAAGGCGGGCCGGTGAGCGTCGTGTGGCGGATGCTCGCCAATCTTATCCCAGAATATCTGTCGCTTGGCATCCCGATCGGGCTGATGCTCGGCATCCTGCTCGCCTTCCGCCGGCTCGCGACATCGAGCGAGCTCGACGTGCTGCGCGGGGTGGGGATGAGCTTCGGACGGCTGATGCGCATGCCCTATGCCTTTGCCTTCGCGCTGGCGCTGCTCAACCTCGCGATCGTCGGCTTTATCCAGCCCTATGCGCGCTACGCATATGAAGGGCTGCGCTTCGAATTGCGGTCGGGCGCGCTCGGCGCGTCGATCAAGGTCGGCGAATTCACCAAATTGGGCAGCCGGATGACGCTGCGCATCGAGCAGAGCTATAACGAGGGGCGCAATCTGCGCGGCATCTTCGTGCGCGGCGAGAACAAGGACGGGCAAAGCGTTTCGGCAACCGCCGCCGAGGGACAGTTTCTTGCCACCGACGATCCCGACACGATCATCCTGCGCCTGACGCGCGGCGTGCTGATCCATGAATCGCCGAAATTCGCGGTGCCGCGGGTCTTGACCTTCGACAGTCACGACCTGCCGATTCCGCTACCCAAGATCGAGGCGTTCCGCACCCGCGGCGGCGCCGATCGCGAACTGACGATCCCCGAATTGCTCGTCGTCGGTCACGACCAGGCCGAACCGCTGGCGACGCGGCTCGAATCGCGCGCGAATTTCCACTTCCGGATCGTCGAAGTGGTGTCGATGTTCTTCATCCCGCTGATGGCGATCGCGCTGGCAATTCCGCCCAAGCGATCGACAAGTTCGCTGGGCGTCTTCCTGTCGATCGTGCTGCTCGTCACCCAGCACAAGATCAACGAATATGCCGAAGCGCTGGGCGCGCGCGGTGCGGTCGATCCGCTGCTGGCGCTGTGGATTCCGCTGCTGCTGTTCGGCGCGCTTGCGGTGTGGATGTATTATACGGTGGCGCATGTCCCCGGCGGCCAACCAATCGGCGCGCTCGAGCGCGTCGCGGCCAAGGCCGGGCAGAAAGTCCGCGCCTTCATCCGCCTGTTCCAGCGCAAGCAGCAGCATATCTGACGATGAACCAGCTCCATTTCTTTCCGTCGCGAACCATGGCGCTCTATGTCGGGCGGCTGTTTCTGGTGCGCAGCTTCGCGATCCTGTTCGCGCTCGTGCTCGTACTCCAGACGCTCGACCTTCTCGGCGAGAGCGGCAAGATCCTGTCGGTCGCAGGCAACAGCGACAGCGACGTGTGGCGCTATGTCGGGCTGCGCCTGCCGCAGATCATCGAGACCTTTCTGCCCTTCTCCGTCCTGCTCGGGACGATCTTGACGCTGATCACGCTCAACCAGAACAGCGAGGTCATCGCGATGAAGGCGTCGGGCATGTCGGCGCATCAGGTGCTGGCGCCGCTGTTCCTTGCCGCGCTGTTCGTTGCCGCGATCAGCTTCGGCTTCAACGAAAGGATCGTGACGCGCGCGACCGCGGCGCTCGCCGCCTGGCAGAAGGTCGAATATGCGCAGATTCCGAAAGACACCGGGATTCGGTCGAACATATGGGTTCGCGACGGCAACAATCTGATCAACGCCGCGACCGTCAGCGGTACCGGAACAGCGATCACGCTGCACGGCGTGCGCATCTATGAACGGTCGGGGGGCGTATTGTCCTCGATACTTTCGGGCGACAGCGCGCGGCCGGTCGCGGGTGGGTGGGAACTCACCAACGCCAAGCGCTTCCTGCGCCGCGCCGGTATCGTCCAGCCGCTCGGCACCATCGTCGCCGCGCCGGGCGTGCGTCCCGACCAGTTCACCCTGGCGCAGGTCGACGGCGATCAACTGCCCTTCACCGAGCTCAAGGCGGCAATCGGCGATCTCGAGGCAGCGGGGCGACCCGTCGATGCGCTGAAAGGCGTGTTGTGGCACAAGATTTCGGGGCCGCTGTCGGCGGTCCTGATGCCGCTACTCGGCGCCGTCGCGGCATTCGGCCTGGCGCGATCGGGCAAGCTGTTCGTGCGTGCAATCATCGGCATGGCGCTGGGCTTCGCCTATTTCGTCGCCGACAATTTCGCGCTCGCGATGGGCGACCTCGGCGCCTATTCCCCCTTCCTCGCCGCATGGGGGCCGTTCATCCTGTTCGCGCTGATCGGCGAGATGATCCTGATCCGGACCGAGGAATAGCGTCCGGACTCCGGGCGCATAGCCGCCGCCCCCCAAGCACCGCCCCGTTTCGGGCCCGGTCCAAATGTTTCGACGGGCAGGCCGAAGCCTCTCTCCCCACCCGGAGGCCGGCAGCGCCCAAAAGAAAAGGGGCCGCTTTCGCGGCCCCTTCGATTGGTTCGAGAGTCGAAGGATCAGTCCTTCAGGAAGTCGGGCACATGGCCCTGATCTTCCGGACCGTCTTCGCTGCGCTCGCGACGCGGGCCGCGGTCGCCGCCATCGCGGCGGGGGCCGCGATCGCGGCCGCCACGGCCACGGTCGCCGCGATCGCCGCCGTCACGGCGCGGACCACGATCACCGCGCGGTTCGCGGGGTTCGCGCGCCGGACGCGTGTCTTCCAGTTCCTCGCCGGTTTCCTGATCGACGACGCGCATCGACAGGCGGACCTTGCCGCGCGGATCGATCTCGAGGACCTTGACCTTGACTTCCTGGCCTTCGGACAGAACGTCGGCGACCTTTTCGACGCGTTCGTTCTTGATTTCCGACACGTGGACGAGGCCGTCCTTGCCGCCCATGAAGTTCACGAATGCACCGAAATCGACGAGGTTCACGACCTTACCGTTGTAGATCTTGCCGACTTCGGCTTCTTCGACGATGCCGAGGATCCACGCCTTGGCGGCTTCGATCTGCGCGGTATCCGACGAGGCGATCTTGATCGTGCCTTCGTCGTCGATGTCCACCTTGGCGCCGGTCGTCGCGACGATTTCGCGGATGACCTTGCCGCCGGTGCCGATGACGTCACGGATCTTCGACTTGTCGATCGTGATCGTTTCGATACGCGGCGCATGCGCCGACAATTCGCTACGGGCTTCGCCGAGCGCCTTGTTCATTTCGCCGAGGATGTGCGCACGGCCTTCCTTGGCCTGCGCCAGCGCCTTTTCGAAGATTTCCTTGGTGATGCCGGCAATCTTGATGTCCATCTGCATCGTGGTGATGCCTTCGGACGTGCCCGCCACCTTGAAGTCCATGTCGCCGAGGTGATCTTCGTCACCCAGAATGTCCGACAGGATTGCGAAATCCTGGCCTTCGAGGATCAGGCCCATCGCGATACCCGACACCGGGCGCGCGATCGGCACGCCGGCATCCATCATCGCGAGGCTGCCGCCGCACACCGACGCCATCGACGACGAACCGTTGGATTCGGTGATGTCGCTGGTAAGACGGATGGTGTAGGGGAAATCTTCCTTCTTCGGCAGCACGGGGTGCAGCGCACGCCACGCCAGCTTGCCGTGGCCGACTTCGCGGCGGCCCGGCGCGCCGAAGCGGCCGACTTCGCCGACCGAATAGGGCGGGAAGTTATAGTGCAGCATGAAGTTCTGATACGACAGGCCGTTGAGGCCGTCGATCATCTGTTCGGCTTCCTTGGTACCCAGCGTGCAGGTCGCGATCGTCTGGGTTTCACCGCGGGTGAACAGCGCCGAACCGTGCGCGCGCGGCAGGAAGTGCGTTTCGGCGACGATCGGACGAATCTGCGTCGTCGTGCGGCCGTCGATGCGCTTGCCGTCCTTCAGGATGGCGGTGCGGACGATTTCGGCTTCCAGCTTCTTGGTCAGCTTGATGCCGGCCATGACTTCCTGCGGGCTGAGGCCGTCGGCTGCAAACTGTTCCTTCGCCTTCGCGCGCGCTTCGTTGAGCGCGTTCGAACGGGCCGACTTGTCGGTCAGCTTGTAGGCGGCGGCGATGTCCTTGCCGATCAGCTTCTTAAGCTTGTCCTTGATCGCGGCATTGTCGTCCGACGATGCGATTTCCCAAGGTTCCTTGGCAGCCTGTTCGGCAAGCTTGATGATCGCCTTGACGACTTCACGGCACGCATCGTGCGCGAACATCACGGCGCCGAGCATGATCTCTTCCGACAGCTCGTTCGCTTCGGATTCGACCATCATCACCGCGTCGTGCGTCGCGGCGACGACGAGGTCGAGGTCGCCTTCGGCAACCTGTTCGTCGGTCGGATTGAGGATATATTCGCCGTCGAGATAGCCGACGCGCGCAGCGCCGATCGGACCCATGAAGGGGACGCCCGAAATGGTGAGCGCGGCCGAGGCCGCGACCATCGCGAGGATGTCGGGTTCATTGTGGCCGTCATAGCTCAGCACCTGAGCGATGGCATTGATCTCGTTGTAGAAGCCTTCGGGGAACAGCGGGCGGATCGGACGGTCGATCAGACGGCTGACCAGCGTTTCCTTTTCGGTCGCACCGCGTTCTCGCTTGAAGAAGCCGCCGGGGATGCGCCCCGCGGCCGAATATTTTTCCTGATAATGGACGGTCAGGGGGAAGAAGTCCTGCCCTTCCTTCACCGACTTGGCAGCGGTCACGGCGCACAGAACGACCGTTTCGCCCAGTGTCGCCATCACGGCGCCGTCGGCCTGACGGGCAACCTTGCCCGTTTCGAGAGTCAGCGTTTCACCGCCCCACTCGATCGATACTTTTTTCACGTCAAACATGGAATTTCCTTCGCCCGCCGGGCCCTATGCCGGGCGGGGCCTCTGTTCCGGGCAATCCGGCCCGGGCGGGTCGGGGCGTCTGTCTGCCCCTGGTTTTCGGAAGCCGGCGCCGGATTGCGGCGGCTCCTCTCCACGCCGCTCTTGCGAACGGCAAAAATGAAAGCGGCCCCGAACCCGGAGCCGCCCTCATGGTCTTACTTGCGAAGACCCAGCTTCGCGATCAGGTCGGTGTAGCGTCCCTCGTCCTTCTTCTTGAGATAGTCGAGGAGGCTGCGGCGCTTGTTGACCATCATCAGCAGCCCGCGACGGCTGTGATTGTCCTTGGCGTGCGACTTGAAATGGCCGGTCAGCGTGTTGATGCGGTCGGTCAGGATCGCGACCTGCACTTCGGGCGAACCCGTATCACCCTTTTCGCGGGCATGTTCCTTGATGAGTTCGGCCTTGCGTTCGGCGGTAATCGACATGTGTTTCTTCCTTCGAACATCCTGTTACAGATTGAAGCCCCGCACGACCTTCAGCGTTCCCGCCAAAGCCTCTATCAATGCCACGGGCCGATCGTCGGCGTCGCGTCCCCAATAGAGCCCGTCCTGCGTGCTTCCCCCGGTCCAGACACGACCCTGACGGATCGCCCCTGCCGCTTCCGGGGAAAGGTCCAGAGCCGGGATGCCGACCAGCCCTGCCTCCAGCGGCAGAAATATCTCTGATTGGGCGGCCCCTTGGCCGAAAGCGTTCAATTTGTCCAGCGAAATCGCCTGATCGAGCGCGAACGGCCCTGCCTTCGTCCGGCGCAACATGGTGACATGCCCGACCGTCCCGACCGCCCGCGCAATGTCGCGCGCGAGGCTGCGGATATAGGTACCCTTCGAAACATGCGCCGTGAGCGTGATGGAATCGAGCCGCTCCGCCTCTCCACTTTCGTCACCCCGGACTTGATCCGGGGTCCATTCGGCGCCCTCGGCAACATATGCCTCAGCAAGTCCGGAATGACGAAGAGAGTGGATCATCACCGCCCGCGCCTTCATCTCGACCGTTTCGCCGGCGCGCGCGCGGTCATAGGCGCGCTCGCCGTCGATCTTGATCGCCGAATAGGCGGGCGGCACCTGTTCCATCGCGCCGGTAAAGCGCGGCAGAACCGCAGCAATTTCCGAAAGCCGCGGCCGCACGTCGCTGGTCGCAACGACGTCGCCCTCCGCGTCGAGCCCGGCGGTCTCGGTCCCGAACTCGATCGTGAAATCATAGACCTTGCTCGCGTCGAGCATGCGCCCGCACAGCTTCGTCGCCTCGCCGATCGCGATCGGCAGCACGCCCGAGGCAAGCGGGTCGAGCGTCCCGCCATGGCCGACCTTGACCTTGCCCAGCCCGGCTTCGCGGCACACGCGCTTGACTGCGGCAACCGCCTGCGTCGAGCCGAGCCCGACGGGCTTGTCCATTATGATCCATCCGTTCATCGCCGCGCGGGCTAGGCCGCGCGGGCGATGCTTGTCAATTCGACCGGGATCGATTCGATCGGGCTCAATTCGACTTGGCGGCGTCCGCTGCGGCCTTGGCGGCTTTCTCCGCCTCGCGCGCTGCCTTGCGCTCTTCCTTGGTCGGCGGCGGCGCCGATGTCACGAAAGACGAAATCGCGCAGCGTTCACCGCGCACCAGAAGCGACGCGAACTTGTCGAGCCGCGAGGTTCCGCGCGTGTCGACGCCGATCGCCTGCGCAAAATCGATGTCGCGGCACGGACCGAAGAAGGTGGCATAATACCAGTCGCGGCGGCTGTCCTGAATCCACACGCCATCCTCGCCATCGGCCTGAAAGGTGCGGATCGTCGCGTTGCTGGGAAAGCTGATGCCGGTTTCGACGCCCAGCGCGCGCGATTCCTGCGGTGCCCCTTCGGCCGCCGCAGTTGCCGAAAGGGGAAGCAAGGCGGCGGCCAGGGAGAGTGCGAATAATCTGTTCATAACGAACCTTTCCAGATGGAGGCCCATCCCGGCACACGGCATAGCGGGTCGATGCTGAACCGGCGCTGACCCGCTTGCCACGCTCCCACCAACTTCAGCTTCCTGTGCGCCATTCATCGGCGAGCAGCGACCACAGGCCGGTGTCGCGGACAAAGCCGGTCCAGGTGATCCGCTCGGCGCGCAGCACCCCTTCCTTGGTGCAGCCGAGCTTGGTGACGGCCGCCTGGCTGCGCTTGTTGCGCTCGTCGATGCGAAATTCGATGCGGCGAATGCCGACGGCATAGGCATGGTCGAGCATCAATCGTTTGACGCGGCCATTGAGGCCAGTCCCGCGCGCGGCGGGCTCGATATAGCTGTTGCCGATCTCCACCGTCTGCGCCGATACATCGGGACGCAGATAAGCGGTCATGCCGACCAGC
It encodes:
- a CDS encoding Pycsar system effector family protein — encoded protein: MDSEKSDAAPERPAISFPPNAVHLVRTNQQITMQLSQMADQKASILMGATFVVFTLAVGQARAGAGAFALPLALLATFSFLSALLAISAVLPRVGKAPPAVFRDGKDHSNILFFGRFEQMEEDEFIDAVKARMRTEEDLYETILRDTYQNGLVLARRKYRYLAYAYRLFVVGLTLTFLAFAYEMAVMWAG
- a CDS encoding acyl carrier protein, which produces MSTPLADQIHGLIEPFNKKGVALTDATTFAGDLEWDSLTVMDFVAEVEDTFDIIISMNMQAEIETVGQLVAAVEKLQG
- the spt gene encoding serine palmitoyltransferase yields the protein MTDLFSKFDPLIEQRAALLATGVTDPFSLVMEKVLSPTVAICNGRETILLGTYNYMGMTFDEDVIAAGKDALEKFGSGTTGSRVLNGTYQGHKACEDALKEFYAMDHAMVFSTGYQANLGIISTIAGKGDYVILDIDSHASIYDGCKMGDAEIVAFRHNDVEALEKRLKRLPAEAGKLVVLEGVYSMLGDVAPLKEMIRVSKENGAMVLVDEAHSMGFIGEHGRGVAEAQGVIDDVDFIIGTFSKSVGTVGGFCVSNHPKFEILRLVCRPYVFTASLPPSVVATAATSIRKLMHGSNKRAHLWENSKTLHKGLRDLGFTLGTEEPQSAIIAVIMPDLEKGAMMWEALLEEGLYVNLARPPATPAGMTLLRCSLCAEHSSEQVSEILGRFERAGKRVGIIG
- a CDS encoding ATP-binding protein; this translates as MDHDNESRRERLRFWLTVGLGAVLTGVVGALIMLMSRANDNYDRSLSWQAHSLEVISQTRSLDAALARAEAALGRFAVGLKKEDGRVFQQQWGLSQQYLALLRRNVRDNPEQAALVKTLTAELDRRGTQLGDAALSANYNQTIAAISKYNAAGHDAALLRIDRLLTELIGNERAILANRNQLAAADRASLNQAILLFTVLAAAAAVIAIAATVSLVRAQSERRAARREQLAESDRAMLLEAAVNERTAELAEANSALRSEMAERAAAEEQLRQAQKMEAVGQLTGGIAHDFNNMLAVVVGGLELAQRWIGEAPEKAQRHIGNAMDGANRAADLTRRLLAFARSEPARPEMTPIDACIAGFSELIGRTIGDRIALTLDLQTEGLACWVDKQQFENALLNLAVNARDAMDGHGSLTIRTLRDEKDDTAALAVEVIDTGCGMSPEVLKRVFDPFYTTKPAGQGTGLGMSQVFAFCRQSGGEVQIHSVEGEGTRVAMLLPVAKPHAEAAAPAGGSDAAVSEPPTDAMRILVVEDDERVLAATVDAVTELGHQAIACDDPRAAAGLVEAHGGFDLILSDVLMPGLTGPEMVAELKERWPDLSVLFVTGYAGDASEFESFGDHDVLRKPFTLNALEQAIRRCGDAPAPERIAS
- a CDS encoding diacylglycerol/lipid kinase family protein — encoded protein: MASVALLSNPRSTGNRALLPRVREYCAAHPDIFHYEVEDVDQIGEAIRTIAMVSPRIVAINGGDGTVQAALTELYSGGHFGGSPPPVAVLPNGKTNLIALDLGAEGDPIKALERVVELVSNGRLEDHVIERQLIALDSGGNRPVLGMFLGGAYLADVMLYCRNRIYPLGLPNGLSHVLAAILGLFAIIFGIGGGRLPPKPEPLTVSLIRQGQLKGKFSLLIVTTLEKLLLSIRTSDTHGGDGRMKLLAVDRSVGALFRMLGATWRGTLGQHQLAGVHFEQGDEIRIEGERSNVILDGEIFEAKHGRPIILTSTQPVPFLRLAA
- a CDS encoding DUF2141 domain-containing protein, translated to MSKFISASLCVALLAVSVAANAEGQVITNDLSKCRSGPSTLVHINGVKAGTGKIRVQSYRATASEWLAKGRWITRVEVPAQAGSMTVCVPLPEAGHYGIAVRHDVNGNGKTDLTSDGGGMSNNPSINIFNLGKPSYKKTGFDVGNAPKTISINMKYM